The genomic DNA TGAATTTAATACTGCGCCCTTTGGAGATGGAAATGAACAGCGAGTCAGACCCCGCCTCTTCCGCCGCCCGCACAGCGGAATTAAGCTGCCCAATGCCGCCGTCTATTATATACAAGTCCGCCGCAGTTTCAGAGCCTTCGGCTATGTTCTCCATCTTTCTGGTAAAAAGTTCGTAGATAGATGTAAAATCGTCATTTTCAGCGGATTTTATCTTATATTTCCTGTATTCGCCCTTTGCGAAGTGTCCGTCTATGCTTGTAACCGCAACGCCGACAGTATGGTTTCCGCCGAGGTGGGAAATATCTATGCACTCTATGCGGCGGATGTCCCTGTCTGTTTTCAGCAGGCTTTTCAGCCTCTCCCCGACATCCTTCCTTCTGCCGAGCTGGCGGATGTGTGTTTCCGTCTGGATTCGGGCATTCTCCAGCGCTGTTTCATGCAGTTTTTTAAACCCTCTGGTGATGACGGTTTTCTTTTTTCCCGCCATTTTGCTCAGTGCATCAGCCAGCCGTGAGTTATCATCCAGACCGAAGGGAACCACAACATCGGGAAACTGGCGCACCTGTCCGTAAAACTGCATAATGTATGATTCCAGAATGTTTTCAGCGTCTTCATCCTCAAAGAATACCGTCTCGCTCCCTATGAGCTTGCCGTTTCTGATGAACTGCATGGTGATTCCGGGAAGATTTTCAAAGGTGTGAGGAATGAACACATCCACCGCGCGATGTTTATCGGTGAAAACCACCGTCTGGCGGTAAAACAGCTTTTCCATTGAGCGCAGCCTGTCCCTGATGAAGGCGGCCTTCTCATACTCCATCCGTTCGGAATAGACCGCCATATCCGCCTTAAGGCGTTCTTTAACACCATCAGTATCACCTTTGAAGAAGGTGCGGATCTGCTCCACCATCTTCATGTACTCTTCCTCGGTTATGGTTCCTTCGCAGGGGCCGAGGCATTTTTTTATCTGAAATTTCAGGCAGTGCTTTTTCTCTGAAAATTTGCGGTCATTGCATGAGCGCAGGGGGAAAACACGCAGAATCTCCGCCAGAATGCCGCGCAGTTCGCTGGCGTTCACAAAAGGACCGAAGTATGAGGAGTTTTCATCCGATGTGTTTCTGGTTACGGCCAGCTTGGGGAAACGTTCGCCAGTGATCTTTATGTACGGATAGCTTTTGGAATCCTTAAGCCTGATATTGTATCTGGGCTGTTCCGTTTTGATAAAATTAGCTTCCAGCAGAAGGGCTTCCGCCTCATTATCAGTCACAACAAACCGCAGGGAGACCGCCGCCTGAACCATACGGAGCACTTTGACAGGCTTATCGGTATCGGCAAAATATGATGACACGCGGGAGCGAAGGTTCTTGGCCTTGCCCACATATAAAATTTCGCCTTTTTTGCCTGTAAAAAGGTAAACGCCGGGATATTCGGGTATTTCGTGAAGCGGGTATTTGTCCATCAGGGTTATTATAATAAATAAATCATTTTTGTGGAGAAGATAATTTAATCAGACCGGGAGTGTGAACTCAAATACAAAAGAGATTGTTTCACTTCGTTCGCAATGACAGTTATTTACGTCACAACGGAGAGCAATATGACGCGGCAGTAAAAGGGGGCATTGCCCCCTCCTGCTTTTCGCATATTCAAAAAGTCTTAAGTCCTGAACCTGCCCACAAGCTCCTCCAGACCTTCGGCCTGTTTGCTGAGTTCGCTGACTGTGGTGGCTATCTCATCAATCGACATGGAACTGCGCTCAATATTGCCGGAGATAACCTGTGTGTTCTGGTTTATGTTCTGGATAGCCGTTACCTGCTCCTCCACACTGGCCGCGATAATTCCGCTGGTGGTGTCTATCAGCTTGACTGATTCCACTATGCGGTCAAAGAAGCTCTGTGTTTCCTCAATAATCTCAACTCCGCCTTCGACTTTGCCCTTAGCTTTTGACATGCTTTCGGAAGCCACGTCAGCCTCATTCTGGAGCGCGGTTATTATGCTGTCGATCTCTTTGATAGCGCTCTGGGAGCGTTCCGCAAGCTTACGGACTTCATCAGCCACAACAGCGAATCCGCGCCCGTGTTCTCCCGCCCTTGCTGCCTCTATTGCGGCATTAAGCGCCAGAAGGTTGGTTTGATCAGCTATATCATTAATAACATTAAGTATATTACCGATACGGCGGGATGACTGTGAAAGGTTGTCAACCGTAGCACCCAGATTATCCACATTGCTTTTTATATCGGTTATCTCTTTAACAGCGGAAAGAAGCTTCGCTCTGCCTGCTGTTATGTTTTTATCCGCGGTTTCGGTTTTGTCCTTCATCTCATCCAGCGAGCGCAGAACCTCTTCTGAGGAAACGCTTATCTCTTCCGTGGCGGAAGCGGTTGCAACTATCTGCGAGGACTGGTCGCCGAAGCTCACCGCAAGCTGCTCAGATGTTGCGGAAAGCTGTGTGCTTCCTGCCGCCACCTGCCGCGCTGAATCCTTGACTGTATTTATAATCTCATTGAGTTTTTTAACAAACCTGTTGAAATGCCCTGCCATTTCCCCTATTTCATCATTGCCTTTCACAGGGAGGGAAACAGTAAGGTCGCCCTCACCTTCTGAGATCTGCCTGAGAACATCATTAGCACTCTTTATACCGCTGAGGAGTGCCCGTGCGATAATAACAGAAACCACAAAGCCGAAAAGCAGCCCGACAACAACGAAGGCAATGAGTTCATATCCTGCGCGCTTTTCAACCGCATTTGATCTTGTTTCAAGCTCTTCTATTAATTTGTCATTCACTTCCGTGAGCGCATCTATCTGGTCTCTCATTGCCTGAAACGCAGCAGCACCCTCATTGAGCGTGAGCATAAGAGCAGTCGCCCTGCCTTCACTGGTATCTGCTTTTCGGGCTTCCACAATTTTTAATGAAACTGTCTCCCACTCCCTTCTCTGGCGATCATACTCCGCCAGAAGAGCTTTTTCATCAGGAGTGGTTGCCGTTTCTCTGTATTTGTTCATTCTGTCGCGGGACTGCTGGGCATTGTCATTGTAATCTTTCAGCAGTTTCTGGAAATTATCGCTTTCCGCATTGGAAAAAATCATAGTTCTCTCAGCAATAAGAAGCTGGTGGAGATCCCTGTCAGCCTCAAGGAGAAGCTGTACGGCAGGCATCCGGATTCTGAGAGCCTCAGAGAGAAGATCGTCAATGCTCTGAGTGCTTTTATGCCCCACAAAACCGCTGACGGCAAGGAGAACAAGCAGGATTCCGAAGCTGATAAAAAGTTTGGTTTTTATCCTGATATTATTTAACAACGACATAGAAAGCCTCTCAAAACAAGAATTTGGTTCTTTCGCAGCTACATAAACAATTATACGATCGAGTGACTAATTATCAAGCTAAAGTGATTTGAAATAAACTTTGACTCCCCGCCGGAATGCCCGGCGGGGTTAAATTTGACTAAAGAAGAGACTTTACAAATTCTGAATATTCCGCAGAATTTTTCTGGAGCTTAACAGCCGCAGTGCCCACCACAAAGCCGTCCGCAACCTTAAGCGCCTTGTCCGCGTCAGTTTTGTCCTTTATGCCGAAGCCCATCACTATTTTTTTATCGGTAAACGCTTTTATCTGCTGTATGCGTTCAGATATTTCAGGGGAGGACAAGTCCACACTGCCCCCGGTTATACCCCTTATACCTATGAAGTATATGAAATCGCCCTGCATCACAGCGGCTTTCTTTATATCCTCCTCGCGGGATTCGGGAGTAACGAACGGAATCAGAGGAATCTCAAACCCCTGATCATAAAAATAGCTGTGGAGCATGTTCGGCACATCAGGGATAATGAGCCCTGAGAGCACATCCTTGAAATCGTCCGAGAATTTCTTTATTCCGTAGTTATATATAATATTTGCATATGTCATTACGTACAGTTTCGCTTTCCCTTTGCTGAGGGTTTTAAGCCCTGCGAGAACATCCCCTGCCTTCACACCTGAGCCCAGAGCCTCCTGCACGGCAGAGGCTATCACGGGGCCGTCCGCCACGGGTTCGCTGAACGGAACGCCGATCTCCACAAATTCGTATCCGGCGCTTATTACAGCATCAAAACATTTAACGAAGCTCTCCCTGTCAGGATAGTTGCCTACAATGTATATACCTCTCATATATCCCTCTCTGAATCCTTGTCTCCCCTGCCGGAGAGGTTGATAAGCACCTTTCTGCCTTTGAACTTATCCTTATTTTTCAGCACATAGGCTATGGCGTGGCTCGATTCCACAGCGGGAACTATCCCTTCCCTGCGGGCAAGCTCACGGAAGGCGAAAACAGCGTCCTCATCCCTGACCTTGTCATATGTCACCCTGCCTGTTCCGTGCAGGTATGAGTGTTCAGGCCCTATGCCCGGATAATCCAGCCCCGCGGCGATTGAGTGCACATCTGCAACCTGCCCGTCCGCAGTCTGCACAAGGTAGGTCACACATCCGTGGAGAATCCCCGCCCTGCCCTTTCCTATGGCCATGGCGTGATCCCCTTCGTTATCTGAGAGACCGCCAGCCTCTATGCCGTAAAGCTCGCAGGAGGTGTCAAGAAAGCCTTTGAATATGCCTATGGCGTTGCTGCCGCCGCCCACACAGGCCACCACAGCATCAGGGAGAAAGCCCATCTCCTTGAAGCTTGCCCTTGCCTCCCTGCCGATTACGCTCTGGAAGTGCGCAACCATCTCCGGAAACGGGTGAGGCCCTATGACGGAGCCGATTATGTAATGAGTGTCCTCAACATTTTTAACCCAGTCACGCATAGCTGCGTTTGTGGCATCTTTCAGGGTTTTTGAGCCGTCATGGACAAGCTCAAGCTTAGCTCCCAGAAGCTTCATTCTGTCCACATTGGGCTTCTGTCTCGCAGCATCCACCGCACCCATGTACACTGTGCAGTCCAGCCCGAAGAGTGCTGCAACCGTGGCAGTAGCCACACCATGCTGTCCGGCTCCTGTCTCGGCGATTATCCTTTTTTTACCCATGTAGCGGGTAAGGAGTGCCTGAGCTATAGTATTATTTATCTTATGGGAGCCTGTGTGGTTAAGGTCTTCCCTTTTAAGGTAAATCTCGACTCCGTATTCCTCGGACATCCTTGAGGCATAGTAAACCGGGGAGGGTCTGCCTATGTAGGTTGTACTGTATCTGGCGAGATCCTTCTTAAACTCAGGGTCGTCCTTAAGCATGTTAAACTCTCTTTCAAGCTGTTCCAGTGCCGGAACAAGGGTTTCGGGAACGAACATTCCGCCGAAATCACCGAAAAATCCTTTCATATATCCGCTCCTCTTACTGCATCTATAAATTTTTTCATAAGTTCATAATCCTTTACGCCGTCTTTCTCCACTCCGGAGGAGACATCAGCCCCGAACGGGCGCACAGCTTTCACAGCATCCGCAACGTTTCCGGGGTTCAGCCCGCCGGAGATAAGCAGCTTATCCCTGTAGGCGCTTAGCCATTCGGGAAAGCCTTTGTATATGCCTGAGCCTCTGCTTGCGTCATAAACGAAAAGGGCGCATTCAGTGTCCCGCTCGTCTCTGTCTGATGCGTAGGCGAGATTAGGCAGGTTCACCGCCTCGGACACCTGAACATAGTCCGCCAGATGCGCCGCCTCCTTCACCTCATCAAAGCTTACGCCCACAATGAACGTCTTTATCCTTCCCTGAGCGTATGTTATCAGCTTGGCCGCATCTTCGGCGTTCACGTATCTTCTGCTGGGTTTATGCATCACGAAGCCCGCGGCATCGTACCCCAGTTCAACCGCCTTATCTATCTGCTCAAATGTTTTTAAACCGCAGACTTTTACAAACATGCAGCCGCCATCATCTCAGCGAAAAGCTCCTCTATTCTGTCGGAAGCCATAAGCCCTGAGCCTATAAGGAACGCATCCGCCCCTGCTCCGCGCATCATGGCCACATCCATCGGCTTTTTCATGCCGCTTTCCGCCACCTTCATATAGTCGCCGTTCAGAATATCCAGCATGTGCGCACCGTAACCCATGTTTATCTCAAGTGTTTTGAGGTTGCGGTTGTTCACCCCCAGAAGCTTGGGTTCACAGGCCAGAACTGTCTCTATCTCCTCAAGGGCGTGTACCTCAAAAAGTACCTCCAGCCCCAGAATCCGTGCCTTTTTAGCGAGATAAAGCATCTCATCCTTATTCAGCACCGAGGCCATGAGCAGAACACAGTCCGCCCCTGCGGAGTAGGCGTTTGTTATCTGCTTTTCATCAATGATAAAATCCTTGCAGAGAACGGGAATCTTAATCTCCGCCGCAACCGCCGCCAGATCGTTTATGCTCCCCTTGAAGTATTTTTCATCACAGAGAACACTCACCGCACCTGCGCCGAGGCGTTCGTAGGTTTTTGCCTGAACAACCGGATCTGCCGCCGTGTTTATATCACCCAGAGAAGGGGAAGCCTTCTTGACCTCCGCTATTATCGGCTTTGTCCTGAGCGATTCCCTGAAATTCAGTACAGGCTTTGTCCGCCTGCCCGGAAAGGTTTTCAGGGTTTCCATCTCTCTGCGTTTATTGGCTATTATTTCATCCAGCATTTTATCCTCTGAGGCTTTCGAGTTTTTCAACCACTTTTCCGCTTTTTATCACGGATTTCGCCTTTTCAAAACCATCTTTCATATCAGCGCAGATTCCGCTCACATAAAAAGCCAGAGCCGTGTTCAGGGCTATGAGATCCGTGAGCTGTTCGTCCTCACCGGCTATGGCTCTGAGAAATTTGGACTTTGCGTCCTCTCCGTCAGTGACCACAGGCATTTCAAAGGGTGTGAAGAAATCAGCCGGGTTAACGCTGAATTTCTCGACTCCGCCGGATGTTATCCTGTAGCAGAGTGTGGGGGCGCTGCTTGAAACCTCGTCATATCCGTCTTCGGAACTGTAGAGGATTACCCCTGTTCTGCCCAGTTTTTCCATGGCTTTTGCCAGTTTTTCAAGCTTGTCTATGTTGCTGATCCCTATGAGCTGGTAATCAGGGTCGCAGGGGTTTGAGAGAGGGCCGAGAAAATTGAACACCGTGGGAACCTTGATAGCTCTTCTCACCGGGCCTGCGTACTTCATTGCGGGGTGGAACTTCGGTGCGAAGAGGAAAACATAGCCGTGCTTCTCGAAATACTCGCTGTCCTTTCCTTCGTCAAACTCTATGGGAACGCCGAGATGACGCAGAATATCTGCGGAGCCTACCTTGCCGCTCTGTGCGACATTTCCGTGTTTGACTATGTTTACGCCCGCCGCCGCCAGCACAAGGGAGACCGCAGTGGAGACATTGATTGTGGATTTGCCGTCACCGCCTGTTCCGCAGGTGTCGATGACTATCCTGTCGCCCTTATCCAGACGTATCTTCTTCTTGTTCATGGCGTTTGCCGCACCGGCTATCTCGTCCGGAGTTTCACCCCGAAGGCGCATAGCCACCAGAACGGCCGCTATCTCCGCCTCGGTGAGTTCCCCCGCCATTATCGCATCAAAAAGTTCGCTTGCCTCTTCAAAGCTCAGCTCATGCCCCATAGCGGTTTTCTGTACCAGCGTCATTTTATCCCCCTTGCGAAATTTATGAAATTAGTGACCATTTTCGCACCCTCTTCACTGCGCACCGATTCCGGGTGAAACTGAACACCGAAGAGCATTTTTTCCTTATCTTCCATAGCCATAACCTCGCCGTCGCTTTTTGCTCTGGCTGTCACGAGATGATCCGCACCTTTGACGGCAAGGGAGTGGTAGCGCACTGCGTCAAACTCATTTATCCCTTCAAAAATAACGCTTTTCTCCGCCTTCACCCTGTCTATCTTTCCGTGCATAACCGACTTTGCCCTGCCCACCTCATAACCCAGATGATAGCCTATCGCCTGCATTCCGAGGCAGACACCGAATATGGGCTTTCTGCCTGCGTATTCTTTCAGGTAGTGCAGGCTTGTGCCTGAGTTTGCAGGGTGCGAAGGGCCGGGGGATATTATAATCCCTTCGTATTTATCGGCATTAACCGTTTCGTTATTCTTTATCAGCTCAACCTCCGCGCCGTTCAGCCTGAACAGGGCATACAGGTTGTATGTGAATGAATCGTAGTTATCAACGAGCAAAAACATTGCTGTCCTCCAGATTTTTCAGTCTTTCGCAAGCGGCGAACATTGCGTTGAGCTTGTTATTTACCTCTTTGAATTCGTTTTCCGGCTTACTGTCGTAAACTATACCCGCTCCGGCGCGGAGTATCATTTTATCCGGCTTAACAAGCGCACTTCTGATAGTTATGCATGTGTCGAGGTTGCCGCTGTAGCCGAAGTAGCCTACGCACCCTGCGTAAAAGCCTCTGGTTGTGGTTTCGTATTTGCTGATAAGCTCCATAGCCCGCACCTTCGGCGCACCGCTTACTGTGCCCGCTGGGAAGGTTTTCATAAATGCGTTCAGGGGCGAAAAGCCTTCCTTCAGCTTTCCGGAGACAGATGAAACAATGTGAACCACATGGGAATAAACCTCCGCCTGAAAGCATTCGTCAACATTCACGCTCTCAGGTTCGCATCCGGCGTAAAGGTCGTTTCGGGCAAGGTCAAGGAGCATAAGGTGCTCTGAAATCTCTTTCGGGTCATTAAGGAGAGCGTTCTTTATTCCTTCTATGTCATCGCCTATGGGGTAAGTTCCCGCTATGGGCTTGAGTACCGCCTTTTTGCCAACCACTTTCAGGTGGATTTCGGGGGATGAACCGCAGAGAACATCTTTTCCGAACTTGAGATAAAACATATAAGGAGAAGGGTTTACATTTCGCAGCGCCCTGTAGAAGCTCACAGGGTTTACCTTAGCCTTAATCTCGAACCTGTTGGAGAGAACAACCTGAATAGCCTCGCCTTCGATTATCTCTCCCCTGAGCTTCTCCACAAGCTCCATATATTCAGGCTGCTCAAACTCCTTAACAGGGTCAGCCATACCGGAATCGTGGGAGTCAAAGTTAAGTCCGTGAAGCTCGCCCGCCATAGCCTCAGTGCGTTTTACCGCCTTGGCGTATGCCTCTTCCGCATCCCCTTTAAGCGGAACGGAGCATGCGGCGTAAATTCTTCCCATGCGGTTGTCAAACACATAGAACTCATCCACTTCGAAAAAGCCTATGAGGTTCTCATCTGAAGGTTCAGGGAGAAGCTCGCGGAGTGTGCCCATATAGTTTGCTGATTCGTAGCCGAAATAGCCCACAAAACCGCCCGCGAAATCGCCGAAGCGTCCGTCGTTATAGCCTTTGCTTTTGAAAAACTCCTGACCCAGATAGTCCATGGGGTTCATCATAAAGGTGTTCTTCTTGCCCCCTTTCTCTTCTGTGATGGTTCCGCCCTTAAAGGTTATCACCCTCTTGGGCTTGCGGCCGAAGAAAGAGAACCTTGAAAAAGTCTTATCAAGATTCGCACTCTCCAGAAGAAAAACATGCTTCTCATTTGAAAAATTGCGGAGAAGGGCAATGGGCGTGAGCGTGTCCCCGGCTATCTCCCTGTAAACCGTAGCCCGGTCATACTTCGCTCCGTCTGCTATCTCCTTGAAAACACTCAGTTCGGGATAGATCATGCTGTTAACTCCTATCTTAATTAATTTTTATTTATTCATTCTTCAGTTATTTCTATAAACCCTTGTAGGTTTTCATTCGTTTAAGCATTTTCAAAAAACTACATCCTGTGTTTTTTGAAAAGACGCTCGCGGCGGGGTAACCCCGCCTTCGCTTCGCACGGCGCATTCCCGTCCGTGGGA from Geovibrio ferrireducens includes the following:
- a CDS encoding anthranilate synthase component II; this translates as MFLLVDNYDSFTYNLYALFRLNGAEVELIKNNETVNADKYEGIIISPGPSHPANSGTSLHYLKEYAGRKPIFGVCLGMQAIGYHLGYEVGRAKSVMHGKIDRVKAEKSVIFEGINEFDAVRYHSLAVKGADHLVTARAKSDGEVMAMEDKEKMLFGVQFHPESVRSEEGAKMVTNFINFARGIK
- the uvrC gene encoding excinuclease ABC subunit UvrC — protein: MDKYPLHEIPEYPGVYLFTGKKGEILYVGKAKNLRSRVSSYFADTDKPVKVLRMVQAAVSLRFVVTDNEAEALLLEANFIKTEQPRYNIRLKDSKSYPYIKITGERFPKLAVTRNTSDENSSYFGPFVNASELRGILAEILRVFPLRSCNDRKFSEKKHCLKFQIKKCLGPCEGTITEEEYMKMVEQIRTFFKGDTDGVKERLKADMAVYSERMEYEKAAFIRDRLRSMEKLFYRQTVVFTDKHRAVDVFIPHTFENLPGITMQFIRNGKLIGSETVFFEDEDAENILESYIMQFYGQVRQFPDVVVPFGLDDNSRLADALSKMAGKKKTVITRGFKKLHETALENARIQTETHIRQLGRRKDVGERLKSLLKTDRDIRRIECIDISHLGGNHTVGVAVTSIDGHFAKGEYRKYKIKSAENDDFTSIYELFTRKMENIAEGSETAADLYIIDGGIGQLNSAVRAAEEAGSDSLFISISKGRSIKFMKHEGAESIESIHLYGRKNPVNLKKNDPLLMSVQRMRDEAHRFAITYSRSLALKNLTKSPMLGIEGLGEKRLRKLLETMPDIYARKGITAEEINIETGIPLDVCLRVAEYLRTV
- a CDS encoding methyl-accepting chemotaxis protein, which produces MSLLNNIRIKTKLFISFGILLVLLAVSGFVGHKSTQSIDDLLSEALRIRMPAVQLLLEADRDLHQLLIAERTMIFSNAESDNFQKLLKDYNDNAQQSRDRMNKYRETATTPDEKALLAEYDRQRREWETVSLKIVEARKADTSEGRATALMLTLNEGAAAFQAMRDQIDALTEVNDKLIEELETRSNAVEKRAGYELIAFVVVGLLFGFVVSVIIARALLSGIKSANDVLRQISEGEGDLTVSLPVKGNDEIGEMAGHFNRFVKKLNEIINTVKDSARQVAAGSTQLSATSEQLAVSFGDQSSQIVATASATEEISVSSEEVLRSLDEMKDKTETADKNITAGRAKLLSAVKEITDIKSNVDNLGATVDNLSQSSRRIGNILNVINDIADQTNLLALNAAIEAARAGEHGRGFAVVADEVRKLAERSQSAIKEIDSIITALQNEADVASESMSKAKGKVEGGVEIIEETQSFFDRIVESVKLIDTTSGIIAASVEEQVTAIQNINQNTQVISGNIERSSMSIDEIATTVSELSKQAEGLEELVGRFRT
- the trpB gene encoding tryptophan synthase subunit beta, which gives rise to MKGFFGDFGGMFVPETLVPALEQLEREFNMLKDDPEFKKDLARYSTTYIGRPSPVYYASRMSEEYGVEIYLKREDLNHTGSHKINNTIAQALLTRYMGKKRIIAETGAGQHGVATATVAALFGLDCTVYMGAVDAARQKPNVDRMKLLGAKLELVHDGSKTLKDATNAAMRDWVKNVEDTHYIIGSVIGPHPFPEMVAHFQSVIGREARASFKEMGFLPDAVVACVGGGSNAIGIFKGFLDTSCELYGIEAGGLSDNEGDHAMAIGKGRAGILHGCVTYLVQTADGQVADVHSIAAGLDYPGIGPEHSYLHGTGRVTYDKVRDEDAVFAFRELARREGIVPAVESSHAIAYVLKNKDKFKGRKVLINLSGRGDKDSERDI
- a CDS encoding indole-3-glycerol phosphate synthase TrpC, which gives rise to MKNSKASEDKMLDEIIANKRREMETLKTFPGRRTKPVLNFRESLRTKPIIAEVKKASPSLGDINTAADPVVQAKTYERLGAGAVSVLCDEKYFKGSINDLAAVAAEIKIPVLCKDFIIDEKQITNAYSAGADCVLLMASVLNKDEMLYLAKKARILGLEVLFEVHALEEIETVLACEPKLLGVNNRNLKTLEINMGYGAHMLDILNGDYMKVAESGMKKPMDVAMMRGAGADAFLIGSGLMASDRIEELFAEMMAAACL
- the trpA gene encoding tryptophan synthase subunit alpha — encoded protein: MRGIYIVGNYPDRESFVKCFDAVISAGYEFVEIGVPFSEPVADGPVIASAVQEALGSGVKAGDVLAGLKTLSKGKAKLYVMTYANIIYNYGIKKFSDDFKDVLSGLIIPDVPNMLHSYFYDQGFEIPLIPFVTPESREEDIKKAAVMQGDFIYFIGIRGITGGSVDLSSPEISERIQQIKAFTDKKIVMGFGIKDKTDADKALKVADGFVVGTAAVKLQKNSAEYSEFVKSLL
- a CDS encoding anthranilate synthase component I family protein, with translation MIYPELSVFKEIADGAKYDRATVYREIAGDTLTPIALLRNFSNEKHVFLLESANLDKTFSRFSFFGRKPKRVITFKGGTITEEKGGKKNTFMMNPMDYLGQEFFKSKGYNDGRFGDFAGGFVGYFGYESANYMGTLRELLPEPSDENLIGFFEVDEFYVFDNRMGRIYAACSVPLKGDAEEAYAKAVKRTEAMAGELHGLNFDSHDSGMADPVKEFEQPEYMELVEKLRGEIIEGEAIQVVLSNRFEIKAKVNPVSFYRALRNVNPSPYMFYLKFGKDVLCGSSPEIHLKVVGKKAVLKPIAGTYPIGDDIEGIKNALLNDPKEISEHLMLLDLARNDLYAGCEPESVNVDECFQAEVYSHVVHIVSSVSGKLKEGFSPLNAFMKTFPAGTVSGAPKVRAMELISKYETTTRGFYAGCVGYFGYSGNLDTCITIRSALVKPDKMILRAGAGIVYDSKPENEFKEVNNKLNAMFAACERLKNLEDSNVFAR
- a CDS encoding phosphoribosylanthranilate isomerase — protein: MFVKVCGLKTFEQIDKAVELGYDAAGFVMHKPSRRYVNAEDAAKLITYAQGRIKTFIVGVSFDEVKEAAHLADYVQVSEAVNLPNLAYASDRDERDTECALFVYDASRGSGIYKGFPEWLSAYRDKLLISGGLNPGNVADAVKAVRPFGADVSSGVEKDGVKDYELMKKFIDAVRGADI
- the trpD gene encoding anthranilate phosphoribosyltransferase, which codes for MTLVQKTAMGHELSFEEASELFDAIMAGELTEAEIAAVLVAMRLRGETPDEIAGAANAMNKKKIRLDKGDRIVIDTCGTGGDGKSTINVSTAVSLVLAAAGVNIVKHGNVAQSGKVGSADILRHLGVPIEFDEGKDSEYFEKHGYVFLFAPKFHPAMKYAGPVRRAIKVPTVFNFLGPLSNPCDPDYQLIGISNIDKLEKLAKAMEKLGRTGVILYSSEDGYDEVSSSAPTLCYRITSGGVEKFSVNPADFFTPFEMPVVTDGEDAKSKFLRAIAGEDEQLTDLIALNTALAFYVSGICADMKDGFEKAKSVIKSGKVVEKLESLRG